In Ochotona princeps isolate mOchPri1 chromosome 21, mOchPri1.hap1, whole genome shotgun sequence, a single genomic region encodes these proteins:
- the CLEC3B gene encoding tetranectin produces MELWAASLLLCLFSLLTQVIAESPTLRPPNPKVKKAAANVKKDIVSPKMVEELKNQLDSLAQEVALLKEQQALQTVCLKGTKVHMKCFLAFAQAKTFHQASEDCISRGGTLGTPQSGSENDALYEYLRQSLGAEAEIWLGLNDMAAEGAWVDMTGGSITYKNWETEITAQPDGGKAENCAALAGAANGKWFDKRCRDALPYICQFAIV; encoded by the exons ATGGAGCTCTGGGCCGCCTCCCTgctcctctgcctcttctccctgcTGACCCAGGTCATCGCCGAGTCACCGACACTCAGGCCACCAAACCCCAAAGTCAAGAAGGCTGCTGCCAATGTCAAGAAAG ATATTGTGAGTCCCAAGATGGTGGAGGAGCTCAAGAACCAGCTGGACAGCCTGGCCCAGGAGGTGGCCCTTCTGAAGGAGCAGCAGGCCCTGCAGACAG TCTGCCTGAAGGGCACCAAGGTGCACATGAAGTGTTTCCTGGCCTTCGCCCAGGCCAAGACCTTCCACCAGGCCAGCGAGGACTGCATCTCGCGCGGCGGCACCCTGGGCACCCCGCAGTCGGGCTCAGAGAACGATGCCCTGTACGAGTACCTGCGCCAGAGCCTGGGCGCCGAGGCCGAGATCTGGCTGGGCCTCAACGACATGGCAGCAGAGGGCGCCTGGGTGGACATGACCGGAGGCAGCATCACCTACAAGAACTGGGAGACAGAGATCACGGCGCAGCCAGACGGCGGCAAGGCGGAGAACTGCGCTGCGCTGGCTGGCGCCGCCAACGGCAAGTGGTTCGACAAGCGCTGCCGCGACGCGCTGCCCTACATCTGCCAGTTTGCCATCGTGTAG